The Gigantopelta aegis isolate Gae_Host chromosome 3, Gae_host_genome, whole genome shotgun sequence genome segment ccaaataagcTTCATCggggcaaaacatgtatgcagttttatttcacctagtaccactgtgtcaagtagccttgtgctttaAACATGCatgaggtacctgtaaaaaatcctacccattatctctgaaatgagcagcttgacccccattttttctgattcacttcaaAGGCGTGGGgaggtagtatttatatccctGGTGTTTAtttcgattgatacgctgcaggtaggggtttagccacacatgttactaatgtcgtctatgggatttgatttggtagtatacacctttAAACAGTTGATAATACAATGAATCGTTTTACTAATCAAATTTCAATAACAGAAATGGAATGAAAAGCATTACATGGTTTCAGTTTTAAATGGAGAAATGTTTGGGAACATGACACGTCTACTAGAAAAAAATGGAGGAAATAAACTCCGTACTTATAGAACTTTTATAACTTGGTCTTACGACTGAATTAAGTTACTACACTTATGCCTAAGTCGTATCGGCCTGCGTTATCAATGTTTCGTAGTGGTACCGCGCCCTTAAGGTTCGAAACTAGTAGATATGAAAATTTAGAGATTCACAAAAGAACCTGTTTTAACGGTCATACTGTTGTAGAATCTGAAGAACATGTTCTTATTCACTGTCCTCTTTATGATAACATTAGGCAGTAGCTGCtgtagtaaactttaataaccttttagataaagaaaaaaatgtcattaCTTTTAAGCTACCcggatattgttaaaattacagccaaaaattgtcattttattttaattacttcgtcaaacatttttatacatatagacatatacgtatttttatggtttttagttttacttcttcattaatcatcagctattggacaacattttattatgttatatgcatgtttccacagacagcacagcacaagccacggtctttgatataccaatcgtgtcATATTGGTTGAGTCAAGAAATTACCTAGCCCAAGTAcgctgccgttcgagagctagacggacatgtgTACGGCTATGATCGCTCTCAGTCAGATATTAGTCTACAGCGAAAAAGAGAATGGCTGACTACCACACGGTCAAATCGATTCCTGCtataatacaacaaaacattcTAAGTTTCACGCTAAATACCTTtgcattgatcattttcgagttcgccaATAACAAATATGTCACATAGTAACCACTAATGCACACAgtacacgaagaaacccgacattACACCACATTTCAATTATGTTCCGGTCAAATACATAGGTGCTGACGCATTTCTTCCTggtgtgtattagtggtgagcaagcgttacgtaatacttttttgtttgggggggggggggggggtgtatggtctagcgttacgGGGCGTTACCAAAATAGCGTTAAGTAATATCTGAACGGCCCTtaataccaaacaaaacaaacataaatacacacagaaAATCCAATAATATTGGGCATATTCCATGGGTACTGAGGGGCGAACGTAAATGTAGAGAGGGAAATGGAATCAGTGTTACACAGCGTTACACAGACGAACATACCTTGCACCTATAATGTAACATATGTCATACTGGTGAGTAGTCGAGAGGGGACGAGTTTGGAAGGCAACTCATTTCTTTTCGATAAGTGTTCTCTAAGAACCTTGCTGATCACCTAGACCACCGACCGACTATGTTGACGTCATTAATGGTTTGACGTCACATGATTATTATGTTAAGTCTATGGAACCATTTGGAAGTTTGGTGAGTTTTCCTGTGGTTTCTTCTtcaagtgtgtatgtgtgtgtggttgtgtttgtgtgcgtgtgttgtgtgtatgtgtgtgttgtgcgtgtgcgtgtgcgtacgTGTGTACGCGTGTaatttgggtgtgtgtgtgtacgagtGCTtgcgttttattatttttataatattatgttttaagtTTATTAGATTGTTTTATTGGATATTCGTTGTTCAGTTGTTGaacattgtgtttgtgtttattgttgttttgttttgtctttggatttgttttgcttttttgtttgtttgttttgttttgttcctttattttgttttgggttttttttttcgggggggggggggggttggggttttttggttattaatttttttttgagggggggatgtttggggggggggtttgggagGGGgtgaatattaatttgtttgcacaatatacaaaatataagcTACTACGGTTTCCAGTGGAATAAAGCGGTTTCGTGTGGATGATTACAGTCGTGATGAGGAGTTACTTCCGGTACCGTTGGCCGATAACACGGCAAGTGGCACTTAAATATTCATAAGACGATATTCGGGGGAGGGTGGTAGGTCAACTGCCTATTCTGGTTATGCTCATTCAAAGATATTTTCTCATACGTGATTCAAATGTAAATGCTACGCCATCGTGCAATAAACATCCTATAATAACTTAAATATCCCATCGGACATTTACACAAAGTTAAGTACTgtgtcatttattaattatactcaaaggcaaaggttattgtgacatggattgtttggagtaataaatgtgttaatggatttatggatgtaaaccagacaaaatgtgcatgaaacagctcgaagaaatgcaaccaagtaGTTGTTGCAGCGGTTGCATtatttgtgcaagaaacatggactattcgggagaaatcctgtccagtgttcaccataaaaggccagacattcagacGCAAaccattgccactctgtgcatcagaagtcagaaaaacaccattagtgaactgtttgatgcaatttcgtcatgacacgcctcagtgaaaacgacagatggcgagtcatagggatgcttgaatatgggacctcgcagcgtgacgtcgcatgtcaattcaacgtccacagaaacactatatcagtgctctacaaagcgagTGAAATACTCGCCATGGCGACTAAAATAATTCCCAGgcgtctaaaaaataaaatcacattcgccagttggcgactgtccaataattttattttaatctgtaaacaaaactggacatcggaaaacacagtggaCCAGTAGCAATTGATCTCCCATAAAACGTTTTTTCTATCGGtagtttgtttgaaaaataaaagtttgagacAAGTTATATCGGACTATGAATAACGATTTTCCAGTattcaagaaaaaaagaaagaaagaaatgtttttatttaacgacgcactcaacacattttatttacggttatatggagttagacatatggttatggaccacacagattttgagaggaaacccgctgtcgccactacatgggctactctttccaattagcagcaagggatcttttatttgcgtttcccacaggcaggatagcacaaaccatggcctttgttgaaccaattatggatcactggtcggtgcaagtgatttacacctacctattgagccttgcggagcactcactcagggtttggagtcggtatctggattatttgttacaaataaaattccaaaacattttgaggaatttgatgacatgttatgttattaaaatataatacaactcaaaatgtgtgtgtattttgtttaacagttTGACTCgaaatagtgtattttttaaaattataaaacagatctaaaaggtaataaattcgtTATGCTGTGTTTTGACAAGGCGTATGGGATTGTACGCTCCCccaaaatctgtatttcctTTAGCCGCGCCTCAGGAAACATGAATTTTGGACGGGCGTACAGTCCCGTGCGccctaccaaaaaaaaaaaaaaaaaaaaaaccccgcttaACTAGTACTGCTTCAGCAGCAAGCCACTCTCTGAATGCTTGTGGATTTCTGTTGTTCGTTCAGTTCTGATTAACAAAGGATCTGTTTCTGTGGAAAGCCTGTTTTGGTGGATGCGTAGAATCACAGTAGGATATTTTCATGTCTGGTGTTTTTGCGTGAAAATTTTTCACTTTCACAGACGTATTTTTCAACTCTTATTTAACATATGCGTACCATACATGGGGCATGGGGAATTTgctcccctagtgctggagcaaaactgCAAATTCGgacaaacattatacagatatcTGGGCAAAATATGCTAATCGGACACTTTTTTACCATGAAATTCCATTATTCTACCCTCGAAATTAGTTGCAATCCATGTAAGAATGCGTAGTGATTGTTTGcaacctagcccgagtactccgactgtaagagagctagacggatatttggacataaatacgctctcattatttatgtccaaatgtccgtctagctctcttacagtcagtaaaaaagtaaagtttgttttatttaaccacgccactagagcacattgatttttttatcttatcatcggctattggacgtcaaacatatggtcattctgacactattttttttagaggaaacccgctgtcggctcataggctactcttttacgacaggcaacaagggatcttttatttgcgcttcccacaggcaggatagcacaaaccatggcctttgttgaaccagttatggatcactggtcggtgtaagtggtttacacctacccactgagccttgcagagcactcactcagggtttggagtcggtatctggattaaaaatcccatgcctcgactgggatccgaacccagtacctaccagactgtagaccgatggcctaaccacgacgccaccgaggccggtctctcttacagtcagagtactcgggctatttgCATCTCTGTATAgctatttggtagtaatgctaatatgaataaaatgttgttatccagattcggtcattttcgtttaatttgggcaagaGAGCTTGCTCCACTCACAAAAATggtagcccgtacgcctataatTTCTACCACTACTTACATGATTCATTTATgctacaattattttttaaagttttgttttattattattgcattttttattattgcattCTGTTAGtttgatcgaaccaccttggttgatccattcaacttattgggggttttctcgttccaaccagtgcaccacaactggtcaaaggacgtggtacgtgctttcctgtctgtgggaaagtacatataatgtATTCCAACAAATTAATGATGTAATTATTGTTGtaaaacttaaatattttatctttgccATAAATTTACTATTATGGTATGTCATAtccataaaatgttttacacttCATTTCTCTTTGTAGGCATATTAACAGTTCATGGTAGATCTaactttagttttaaaatgtttgagatGATTATTAACGGTTTCCATTTCATCAGTTGCAAACCTACTGTTCATGGCCGGATGTGACATTGGTCGTGTTCATATCCAATTAattgaacatatttattttcaaaatattaacatttcagaTGTATCAAGCTTGCTAGATTAGTCAGGTCTGTTAACGTCAAATCAGGGCTGTTTGGGGACGGGATGGACAAAAGTGCCATTTTTTCACCAGAGACCCACACTGGGGTGTAGATTACAAAGCTTCTCAAGAACCAGATTTTCAACCAATAGGAGGCcattatgacgtcattttctaaaAATAGCTGCCAGCATTGAAAATAGATGTATTAAATGTAGCATAATGGTggcttttaatttaaaaaaattatattaaaaaacaaaatgtaattattacatcGTGAACTACATGCTCAAAAGAATTACAATGaaacaatttaatatattactagcaaaaacaaagttaaatgaaaatgtgtcCAGGGCGTGACGTGACTTATCGTGTATATGTTTTACACACAAATTTAGTCATAATTCTTTGACAGGAAAGAAATGGATGATGTTTTAATGGACACATCAAGTGGATATTTCTGATTCAGTTTACTTTCAATTTGTACTaagaattaatttattaaataactgtTTACACCGAGTGGCTCACATTACAATGTTGATGTATTTGAATAAATTGTGCAAAAATGGTACTTGAAATCGATTAACTGGTATTTATGTATcactaaaaatgtaaaaaaaaaaaaaaaaaaaaaaaaaaaaaaaaaaccagtgacATTATCTGTTTATGCTATATCTAGTGGATCCATTTCCTTTTCAAATGCTACCCTCATGTCAAATTCACTATACTGGAGTTGGATGTCATGGAATACAGCAGTATAATCAATATATCAATTTACTGTCATAATctgcattttcttgttttaacattaaatgaGTGTAACAATTCGAGTAACGATTGTCCCTGATGTAATGGAAACCCGTTTTCAGGAGTATTTTGCTTAGCTAATATCTTAGAAAGCAAATATCTCTTATTTATCTAACTAATGACGAAGAAAGTAATTGCATAATGTGACATGGTTAGcatcttaatacatgtatgtggaatAACGTTATGATATACTCCACTACACTGCAAATAGCAGTGCAAAATCTGACCGATTCTATATACCATTCTCTTCAATTCGTGTGAAAGAAACGGTAGAAGCATCTTGTTAAcaccaaaataagttgaaactgTTGCTAAGTTGTACCTGAATGAGTGCTCAATCATTAAAGTTCTGAGGATGTTCATACCCAGTCAAACATTATGTTTTCCGTGTGTAGATTGCTAGCATCTGGTAAAAGTGGGTATACTTTAATTTCATGAGTGATCACTATTTGCGATGGATTTTCAGTTAACTTATTATTCCACTTTCCCTCTTCATTTTCGAGGGGGGATGAAGGCCGGGTCATGAATTTTCTTATTTGCCATTGCAGTAAAATGGTGAACTGTTTCCTGAATAACTCGGCCCTTGTGGAACTCTTGTTTTATAGGATACATAATACACGGCAGTGACTCTTAGAGGTACAGGCAACCACCTACAGTTATTGTGGCGatcaaatgcaaacaaaaaagTCCTTTTATAATCATTTGGGCATTAGACAATTGTAAGGTGACATATCAGATTTGTCCGAAACCTTGAATATAAGGTTTCAAGTCACACTTTGTAGCACTATATCCCAGTACTGAAGCACTATTGAAGGACTCTTTATTTCCATCTTCCAGCCATATGAATCTTTACTTTCAGAAGACACATGCACATTTCTGGCACAAAATGATCAATTAGTGGGTATGTTTGGTTCATGTTGCGTGTAGCATGGACCAGACATGCCCATGATATATGACTAAAATTAGTCAGTGATTCCAGCTAGTTTTGATTGAGCTTCAGTCTACTGTGAACCTTTCAACATATTGCCGTAGGTATTCAATGGCCACTTTTTCAGACGAAGACCAGCAACATAACGGTAAATTTGTCTTCACTGTGGGTCAATAGTACCTTCCACAGTACACTCTGGAATATGGCAAATAGTGGGTAATTGCAAGCCAAAACAGGAATCCTCAAAATATTGTTAACAGACCTCACGATTTTACAACAAATGAATgatttctgtgaaaattaaaatggaaatctGTAACTACAAAAAGCACCCTAATTTGACCCACTAATTGACTCAGTGTGCAATTTGTATTGAAATAAGATACCTGAAATACTCCACATAGTTAGGTGTGACCCTGGTGTGCACCAAAACCAACCAAACAATGATGAGTTGGGCAACAACATTTAATTGTAGGATAGCATAACATACTGAATCATGATTTGGTCCctttattgtaaaacaaaatccgtacatttaatggttttggAATGTTGGATATTTGATAGTAAGTTGTGACAACGGCTGTGGGCGTGGGTGGAATCACAATTTGATACTGAGTACATGaactgattatttttattttgtccttCCACTAAATCTTGttgtctttgttgtttttgttgttgttaccaCACATTGCGACATTTCGtagatttttaattattattttaaatgttatatgttTCATTCACCATGCACGCTCATAATTAGGCCCGGAATAATACAGTGGATATACCgatcgttttaaaaaaattgacagTATATTGaatgtaaaattaattgtattcgtcttagtatacagttttatttacCAGTTTCGTATCACACTTTCCACTTTCCTCTATCCAAAACCAATGTCCAAACCTTTTGGCCCTCTGGATCTTTCCCTTATTCCCAACTACCCAGTTGTTGTTGACGATTAATGgtttaatgtttttcttttccttaTCCGACAGATTGTACCACCAGCCATCCGCAAGCAGGTTTAAAGGCAACATATTGACCTTAATACCGGCATACTTAGCTTTGATCAGCCGGTTCAAGTAGGGTTGGTCAGCCTCACTACCCGCCAGGGTTCTACCTTCAGGAAGATTCTGGATTCTTTTACCTAGCTTCTGCAGCCGCTGTGTGTGTGCAACTCCCAGAACGCTATCATTGTGTTTGTTGGAAGCATGTACAGAAAACCGAATCCCACCATTCCCGGTCTATTTGATACCGACGCTGCAACGATGTCATACCCCTTCGCCTCTTTCTCGCACAGTGAAAGTGGATTGGCAAACCAAAGGCAATCCACCTCAAAGAGAAGCAACTTGATGCGTTCTTTTAACAGTGTCAGTGTTATTTCTGTCCGTCTTACCACCAAGCGTACATAACCCACTTTGCTATACTCCTGTGCTCCACTCAGTTCATCCAGATCAAGTACAGTAAAAGCTCCAACATCTGGCCAGTCTTTCGTTATCTTTTTCTCAGAGTAGCTGTCTGTTGTGATGAATAACACCTGCCTATGAATGCCCATGTACATGGTGTTGCATAACCAGCTGTATACGAACGGCAAATACGCTTTGTTTACGAGAGCAAGGAGAACAGGTAACCCCCGGGCATTTATCTGTTTAGCAAAGTTTATTATCTTCAGCGTACTGTTCTGAGTTTGCGGGACATTCTCGTTGTGTTTTAATGGTGTTGtcgaaaaaaaaattatttgtcttAGCTAGTAGAGATACTGCATCGGATTTTCTCGTAATTTCTTGTATTTTCTCGTGTACTTTGCAATACTTCTTAACGTAAAGCATCCCTACAGCCACTAAAAGAAAGGTGAGGTAAACATTAGGCCGAAAACAAAACATCTTTATCTTCTGTTCTTAAGCGTAAAAGTGCTGTATTCCGTATGCACAGATACACGTAGCTTGGAGGAAAGCTGAatctgaaaaaaagagaagaaaacagaAATGAAATTCCCAGACAGCGGCTCTTATATTAGCTCTAGGATATGGTGGCTGGTTTTTACTACTGCCACCAAATAAGTACTTTGCTTATGGCTCAGAGAAAACAAGAACACCAGacaaaacagaaacaacatGTTCAGTACGTCTACAATAAATATCACTAAGATAAAAGCAACCAATACAATTTTATCCCAAACATTTGAGGATTCACTTTTCTATTTACGACTATATTGGTATATCAATACTTTATACCtgaatactattatatatatatatgtgtaatgtttaatatattttttaaatatacatgtaactgcaccttttatttttaaaataggtaATTTATCATTGCAATTGTTTTCATTCCAATCGAGTTGTTTTGTCCAGTCAGGTCGAGCATTTTATCTAGGTGTTTTCACGGAGATCCTAGCCAATATATACATCTGCACGGATATATAGGTTATTACTCACTTTATTACTTTATAGCATTAGCACtccttaaaaatatgaaaaaatacatAAGCCCTGACTTTGATGGCTTTACTGCAGAGTTTTAACAATAATTCTggattgtaaactgatggcgagtgtgttctgtattgcgatttgttattgtaaactgatggagAGTGTGTTCCGTATTGTGAtgggttaattacattctttttccgggatcaaatgaaaataacacccagaaagctaatgacgtcattagaaaatgacgtcattagaaagtgacgtcattaacaggcgaagttgacgttTCAAGGGTCAATAGTTAAATTGTAGTCAGgtctttttttcaagaaataccaaatatacagttagttgcGTAgaaaaaacgattcagtttacaatgcaCATAACTATATGgtgtttttagatttgccttcggtcaaaatgacatttgcaggatcaaatGGACAATAACACCTGAAATCTAAAAAcaccatatggttatctcctaattgatatcgattattttattatacggTCAATTAATTTCAGCTATAGGATAGGGGAAGTGTCAAATAATCACACATTAAAAGTGCTTACATGTACACTAAAgccaaataaaccaaaacattttaagaacTGGATACCTATTTCTCTCTTGAATTTTGCATACAAAATTGCATCTGGGTTTATTGCAAACTGAATAAAAAGGGTATTAGATAAGATTATCGCAAAAGATGAAACAGGTTTCATAAAAGGTAGGTATATAGGGAATATATGACATAATACAGTACATGGAGGGACAAAACATCCCTGGCATGTTATTattaatggatttttaaaaGCCTGTTGGatctctttttaaaattttattgaaATTCGTTGGATTcgttcagttttaaaatatcaataacaaaTTGGACAAAAACTGTATATACAAATTCAACCTCAAGAGTACTTCAGAATGGATTTGGATATGAAAGTTTCAAATTAGATCGTGGGTGTAGACAAGGTGAACCTCTCCTACTATATATTTCTTGCAGTTTAAATGGATCTTCTAGATCCCTTAAGCATATTAGACTCATATGGTAATGTTTCTGGATTAAAGATTAATTGTTCTGAATCACAAGTTGTATGGATAGGTAGTAAAAATACTCCAAAGATGTTTCATCAGaataagaagaaggaaatgttttatttaacgacgcacccaacacattttatttacagttatatggcgtcagacatatggttaaggactatacagatatagagagagaaaacccgttgtcgccacttcatgggctactcttttcgattagcagcaagggaccttttatatgcaccatcccacagacagtatagttcataccacggcctttgttacaccagttgtttaGCACTGACCAGAACGAGAATGTTATCATCATGCAAGATGGAAATTAGAATGGGGTTatgacaattttgaaatattaggGGTAAAAGTTTCAAAGAAACATTATGAT includes the following:
- the LOC121368871 gene encoding UDP-D-xylose:L-fucose alpha-1,3-D-xylosyltransferase 3-like, translated to MVLKNNFHLRQIIFFSTTPLKHNENVPQTQNSTLKIINFAKQINARGLPVLLALVNKAYLPFVYSWLCNTMYMGIHRQVLFITTDSYSEKKITKDWPDVGAFTVLDLDELSGAQEYSKVGYVRLVVRRTEITLTLLKERIKLLLFEVDCLWFANPLSLCEKEAKGYDIVAASVSNRPGMVGFGFLYMLPTNTMIAFWELHTHSGCRSRTLAGSEADQPYLNRLIKAKYAGIKVNMLPLNLLADGWWYNLSDKEKKNIKPLIVNNNWVVGNKGKIQRAKRFGHWFWIEESGKCDTKLVNKTVY